Within Gemmatimonadaceae bacterium, the genomic segment TCCACATCGAGATGGAGACGGAGCGGAACGTCGCGCTCGGCATGACGCCCGCCGAGGCGCGCCGCCGCGCCATGGCCGGGTTCGGCGGCGTGGAGCGCTTCAAAGAGGCCGTGCGCGCCGAGCGCGGCACCGGGTGGCTCGACGCGCTGGCCACCGACCTCCGCGTTGCCGTGCGCACGCTGGCCAAGCGGCCGGCGTTCACGACGGTGGTGGTGCTCACCATCGCGGTGGGCATCGGCGCGACGACGGCCGTGTACGGCTGGGCCAACTGGGCGCTCTTCCGGCCGGTGCCGGGCGTGCGCGACGGGGGGCACGTCGTGTCGGTCGGGTTCCAGCGGGAAATGCCCGGCGGCGGCATCTCCCCCACCGGCATCTCGTACCCGAACTTCGTGGATCTCGCGGGCACCGTGAAATCGTTCGCGAGCCTCGCCGGGTACGCCCCTGTTCAAACCCAGTTGGCGGCGCCGGGAGTCGAGCCGACGGACGTCCAGTCCGTCATCGTGCTCGGCGACTACTTCGGCCTGCTCGGCGTCGTGCCGCGCTTGGGACGGGCCTTTTCCAGCGCCGAGCTCGCGCCCAGCTCGTCCGACCGCGTCCTGATCATCAGCGATTCGCTCTGGCAGGCGGCCTTTGGCGGCCGGCGCAGCGTGCTGGGCCGGCAGGTGGATGTCAACGGCGCGCAGTTCACGATCATCGGCGTGGCGCCGCCGGGCTTCCGCGGCACCGACCGAACGGGTCAACTGGATCTCTGGTTCCCGCCGTCGGCCTATGCGCAGTTGGTCCACCAGCCGATGGAACTCGGCGACCGGCGTGAAAATTCATTCATGAACCTGATAGGCCGTTTGCGCCCCGGGGTCACGCCGGACCAGGCGCAGGACGAGACCAATCGCCGCCTCGATATCCTGGTCGCCCAATTCCCGGGCATCAACGACGTCTACAAGGAATGCCACGCCGTCGTGAACGCGGACCTTGGCATGCCGTCCTGGTCCCGGGGCTACACGGTAAACGTCGCACGTCTCCTGCTCGGGATCGTGGGCCTCGTGCTGCTCATCGCGTGCGCGAACGTGGCCAACCTGCTCCTCCTGCGGGGCGTGCGGCGCCGCGAGGAATTGGCGGTGCGCCGCGCACTTGGCGCCTCGGCGGCGCGCCTCGTGGGCCAGCACATGGTCGAGGGCGTCCTGCTCTCGCTGGCCGGCGGTCTGGCGGGGCTGGCGGTCGCCGTGGGCCTGTCCCGCATATTCGCCTCCACGCCGCTGGGGGCGGTCGGCACGTATCAGCACCTCGCGCTCGACGGACGCGTGCTCGCGGCGATGCTCGCACTCTGCGTGGGCACGGGCGTGCTGTTCGGACTCGCCCCGGGGCTCGCCGCGCTCCGGCACGATCCCATGCGCCACCTCAAGGACGGCACGCGCAGCCATTCCGGTGGCCGCGCGCCGGCCCGCAGCACGCTCACCGTGGTGCAGATCGCGGCCGCGATGGCGCTGGTCGTCGGGGCCGTGCTCCTTGGCCGTACGCTGTACGACCTCGCCCACGTGGACCTCGGATTCGATCCGGCACAGGTCTCGGTGTACTGGATCAACGCGGGGCCCCAGGGCTATGCACCCGATCGCATCGAGACGCTGCGGCACGACGTCCTCGAGCAGGCGTCGGCGTTGCCCGGCGTCCAGACGGCCGCCATCGCCTCCAGCTTGCCGAGCATGGGCGCCTACTTCGGCGAAGCGATCCACGCTGTCGGCGACACCACCACCAAGGGCCTGCTGAACGTGAAGTCGTTCACGGTCTCGCCCGGCTTCTTCGGGGCGCTCCGCATCGCGATCATCCACGGCCGCGCCTTCACGCCCGACGAGTTCGACGACAC encodes:
- a CDS encoding ADOP family duplicated permease is translated as MPVFRRTVLWVRALFARDRVERDMAREMRVHIEMETERNVALGMTPAEARRRAMAGFGGVERFKEAVRAERGTGWLDALATDLRVAVRTLAKRPAFTTVVVLTIAVGIGATTAVYGWANWALFRPVPGVRDGGHVVSVGFQREMPGGGISPTGISYPNFVDLAGTVKSFASLAGYAPVQTQLAAPGVEPTDVQSVIVLGDYFGLLGVVPRLGRAFSSAELAPSSSDRVLIISDSLWQAAFGGRRSVLGRQVDVNGAQFTIIGVAPPGFRGTDRTGQLDLWFPPSAYAQLVHQPMELGDRRENSFMNLIGRLRPGVTPDQAQDETNRRLDILVAQFPGINDVYKECHAVVNADLGMPSWSRGYTVNVARLLLGIVGLVLLIACANVANLLLLRGVRRREELAVRRALGASAARLVGQHMVEGVLLSLAGGLAGLAVAVGLSRIFASTPLGAVGTYQHLALDGRVLAAMLALCVGTGVLFGLAPGLAALRHDPMRHLKDGTRSHSGGRAPARSTLTVVQIAAAMALVVGAVLLGRTLYDLAHVDLGFDPAQVSVYWINAGPQGYAPDRIETLRHDVLEQASALPGVQTAAIASSLPSMGAYFGEAIHAVGDTTTKGLLNVKSFTVSPGFFGALRIAIIHGRAFTPDEFDDTTSQSAIISLSAARALFGNADPVGRQFAVRSFGAPELKTVVGVTGDVHIEGPKTAGGLAVYTPALAGMLARSLNRFFALVIRSPRPDADLRHDVRAILARVAPGLPLPTAQPYAAMVRRSVGDSYLFARLVGVLAALAALLATIGLYSVVAFAVAERTHEIGIRMALGAREAAVVKLVVRQSALLTIVGLVLGTGGAVALARLLASKLFGVTPLDPTTYVVAALIWALLAMLASIVPARAAARVNPVEALRYD